The following proteins come from a genomic window of Gimesia chilikensis:
- a CDS encoding 2-oxo acid dehydrogenase subunit E2, producing the protein MATEFKLPEVSEGVETADVGQISVAVGDTVEQGQLLMDIETDKAVVPLESPYAGVIKELNVSEGDSVAIGTVLLSIDESNGAAPAKEEAKAEAPAEAKEEKPEPAESKSAPAAESKPEPTLSAPAKSQPQPAAGSSDDKAPAPAGPATRKMARKLGVDLYKVAGSGPGGRITQEDVENYVKNLIANGGSSGGGGGIAVPPLPDFSQFGEIERKKLNKLSRVSAQNLSLSWQVVPHVTQHDLADITDLETARKLFISKPKYSGPKVTMTALAMKAIAIALHEFPVFNSSFDTETEEIIYKQYINIGVAVDTENGLVVPVVKDVDKKNIITIANEMNELAVKARDRKLEMSDMQGGTFTITNLGGLGGTSFTPIVNYPEVAILGMSRSRHEFQLIDDKPVSRLMLPLSLSYDHRVINGADAARFIVRLSGLLSDPFNLLVDC; encoded by the coding sequence ATGGCTACTGAATTTAAACTTCCAGAAGTAAGCGAGGGCGTGGAAACCGCCGATGTCGGACAGATCTCTGTTGCCGTCGGCGATACCGTCGAACAGGGACAGCTCCTGATGGACATCGAGACCGACAAAGCGGTCGTCCCTCTTGAATCTCCTTATGCAGGCGTGATCAAAGAACTGAATGTCTCCGAAGGGGACTCCGTCGCAATCGGCACCGTGCTGCTCTCCATTGATGAATCCAATGGCGCAGCTCCTGCTAAGGAAGAAGCCAAAGCAGAAGCGCCAGCTGAAGCAAAAGAGGAAAAGCCAGAACCGGCAGAATCCAAATCGGCTCCCGCAGCGGAAAGCAAACCGGAACCGACACTGTCTGCACCTGCCAAGTCGCAGCCTCAACCGGCTGCCGGATCTTCCGACGACAAAGCTCCTGCACCGGCAGGTCCCGCGACCCGGAAAATGGCCCGCAAACTGGGTGTCGATCTCTATAAGGTCGCCGGCTCCGGCCCCGGTGGTCGTATCACTCAGGAAGATGTCGAAAACTACGTCAAGAACCTGATCGCCAACGGCGGTTCCTCAGGCGGCGGTGGTGGCATTGCTGTACCGCCCCTGCCCGACTTCAGTCAGTTCGGCGAAATCGAACGCAAGAAGCTCAACAAGCTCTCACGCGTTTCTGCCCAGAACCTGAGTCTTTCCTGGCAGGTCGTGCCCCACGTCACTCAACATGACCTGGCGGACATCACCGATCTGGAAACGGCCCGTAAGCTCTTTATCTCCAAACCCAAGTACTCCGGTCCCAAGGTCACCATGACCGCCCTGGCGATGAAAGCCATCGCCATCGCGCTGCACGAGTTCCCCGTCTTCAACTCCAGCTTCGATACGGAAACAGAAGAGATCATCTACAAGCAGTACATCAATATCGGCGTCGCCGTCGATACCGAAAACGGCCTGGTTGTTCCCGTGGTCAAAGATGTTGATAAGAAAAACATCATCACCATTGCCAATGAAATGAACGAACTGGCCGTCAAGGCCCGTGATCGTAAACTGGAAATGAGTGACATGCAGGGCGGCACCTTCACCATCACCAACCTGGGTGGCCTCGGTGGTACCTCGTTCACACCGATTGTGAACTATCCCGAAGTCGCCATTCTGGGCATGTCCCGCTCACGCCATGAATTCCAGCTGATCGACGACAAACCGGTTTCGCGGCTCATGCTGCCCCTGTCGCTTTCCTACGATCACCGGGTGATCAACGGTGCCGACGCTGCACGCTTCATCGTGCGACTCTCCGGCCTGCTGTCTGATCCGTTCAACCTGCTGGTCGACTGCTAA
- the bioA gene encoding adenosylmethionine--8-amino-7-oxononanoate transaminase → MQPEELRQIDNEHLWHPFTQMRGHRAENVPLIESGDGFYLIDVEGRRYLDGVSSLWCNVHGHRVPELDQAVRDQLDRIAHSTLLGLGSVPSIELAGELVKRAPEGLTKVFYSDSGSTAVEIALKMAFQYHNQKPNPDAQSRDLFACMQHAYHGDTIGSVSVGGISIFHEIFGKLLFHSVQMPCPAAYHRPEGMSEADYHAHCYAELERLLAENHTRLAAFVIEPLVQGAAGMQMHPPGYLKRVRELTTRYGIPLIADEVAVGLGRTGTMFACEQEGVTPDFLCLAKGITGGYLPLAVTMTTDEIAAAFEGEHTDYNAFYHGHTYTGNALACAAALATLELFDSQNTLENVKANEQILAERLAELKDHPHVGEVRHKGTMVGIELVANRETREAFPADRRMGHQVTLAAREQGVIIRPLGDVVILMPAPGMPAAQIHELCDVVFAAIDKAISLQVA, encoded by the coding sequence ATGCAGCCTGAAGAATTACGCCAAATCGATAACGAACACCTCTGGCATCCGTTTACCCAGATGCGGGGGCATCGTGCAGAAAACGTCCCCCTGATTGAATCCGGGGACGGGTTTTACCTGATCGACGTCGAAGGACGACGCTACCTGGATGGCGTCTCTTCACTGTGGTGTAACGTGCACGGGCATCGTGTGCCGGAACTGGATCAGGCAGTCCGGGATCAACTCGACCGCATCGCCCATTCCACGCTGTTGGGGCTGGGAAGTGTGCCCTCCATCGAGCTGGCGGGAGAGCTGGTTAAACGGGCGCCGGAAGGGCTGACCAAAGTCTTTTACTCGGACAGTGGCTCCACCGCAGTGGAGATCGCCCTCAAGATGGCGTTCCAGTATCACAATCAGAAGCCTAACCCCGATGCTCAGTCGCGGGATCTGTTCGCCTGCATGCAGCACGCTTATCACGGCGACACAATCGGTTCGGTGAGTGTGGGCGGGATTTCCATTTTCCACGAGATCTTCGGGAAGCTGCTGTTCCATTCGGTGCAGATGCCCTGTCCGGCGGCGTATCATCGTCCTGAAGGGATGAGCGAAGCTGACTATCACGCACACTGCTACGCGGAACTGGAACGACTGCTGGCAGAAAACCATACACGACTGGCGGCGTTTGTGATCGAGCCGCTGGTGCAGGGAGCCGCCGGCATGCAGATGCATCCGCCCGGTTATCTGAAACGGGTACGGGAACTCACGACCCGCTATGGCATTCCGTTGATTGCTGACGAAGTGGCAGTCGGACTGGGACGCACGGGGACCATGTTCGCCTGCGAGCAGGAAGGGGTGACGCCCGATTTCCTCTGCCTGGCCAAAGGGATTACAGGCGGCTATCTGCCCCTGGCGGTGACGATGACTACCGATGAAATCGCGGCTGCCTTTGAAGGTGAGCATACCGACTACAATGCGTTTTACCACGGGCATACTTACACCGGGAACGCCCTGGCCTGTGCGGCCGCTCTGGCGACGCTGGAGCTGTTCGATTCTCAGAACACGCTGGAGAATGTGAAAGCGAACGAACAGATTCTCGCAGAACGGCTGGCGGAGTTGAAAGACCATCCGCACGTGGGAGAAGTTCGTCACAAAGGGACGATGGTGGGGATCGAACTGGTGGCGAACCGGGAAACCCGGGAAGCCTTTCCTGCCGACCGCCGCATGGGACACCAGGTGACCCTGGCAGCGCGTGAGCAGGGTGTTATCATTCGACCTCTGGGAGACGTGGTGATTCTGATGCCAGCGCCAGGCATGCCGGCCGCGCAGATCCACGAGTTGTGCGATGTGGTGTTTGCGGCCATCGATAAAGCAATCAGCCTGCAGGTAGCCTGA
- a CDS encoding pseudouridine synthase has protein sequence MSSDNPTPSESDSPTDDSHLIRLQKYLAATGLGSRRHCEEYIETGRVTVDGEIVTELGARIDPETQVITVDGERARMEPRRYFLLNKPSGFLCTNQDPAGRRRVIDLFPGEGQRLFTVGRLDENSEGLLLVTNDGAMAQRLAHPRYRVARTYHVQVAGHPTREKLDELRKGVRFKEGVFRVSGLKPLKKQGKSTFLEMTLHEGQNREIRRMMARIGHKVMQLIRVRFGPLNLGKLKSGEYRRLSDTELKKLREMLNEQHSPDLRKRKSKKKAAPSRGKPARRGAGKNISDKETGGKKRSVGNKGKRGASAVPKKPAQKKSTGRRIIGD, from the coding sequence ATGAGTTCCGATAACCCCACCCCGTCCGAATCCGATTCCCCCACAGACGACAGCCACCTGATTCGTTTGCAGAAATATCTGGCAGCGACCGGTCTGGGTTCCCGTCGTCATTGTGAAGAGTACATCGAAACCGGACGCGTGACCGTCGACGGGGAGATCGTGACTGAACTGGGCGCCCGCATCGACCCTGAAACGCAGGTCATCACCGTGGATGGCGAGCGGGCCCGGATGGAACCCCGTCGTTATTTTCTGTTGAACAAACCGTCCGGTTTTCTCTGTACGAACCAGGATCCGGCGGGACGGCGACGGGTGATTGACCTGTTTCCCGGCGAAGGGCAGCGGCTGTTTACCGTCGGTCGGCTGGATGAAAACAGTGAAGGCCTGCTGCTGGTGACCAATGACGGTGCGATGGCTCAGCGTCTCGCGCATCCGCGTTATCGCGTCGCACGAACCTATCATGTGCAGGTCGCCGGTCATCCGACTCGGGAAAAGCTGGACGAACTGCGAAAAGGGGTGCGGTTCAAAGAAGGTGTCTTCCGCGTTTCCGGTTTAAAACCGTTGAAAAAGCAGGGGAAAAGTACCTTTCTGGAAATGACGCTGCACGAAGGACAGAACCGTGAGATCCGGCGAATGATGGCCAGGATCGGCCATAAAGTCATGCAGCTGATTCGCGTCCGCTTTGGTCCGCTGAACCTGGGGAAACTCAAATCGGGCGAATACCGACGGCTGTCGGATACCGAACTTAAAAAACTGCGGGAGATGCTGAATGAGCAGCATTCCCCCGATCTCCGCAAACGCAAAAGCAAGAAGAAAGCGGCTCCCAGTCGTGGAAAACCGGCCCGGCGTGGTGCGGGAAAAAATATTTCAGACAAAGAGACAGGTGGAAAAAAACGGTCTGTCGGCAATAAAGGAAAACGAGGGGCCTCTGCGGTTCCCAAGAAACCCGCTCAGAAGAAGTCTACTGGACGCCGTATTATCGGCGATTGA
- a CDS encoding sigma-70 family RNA polymerase sigma factor: protein MSYEPSYPASELDTFSDLGERAVHLDQSQSCQCELLAVKKAARMRKVCVTRELQARAERLYSKEIEYVHSERFDQPEAMDQVLIPLQQLCAELKPDTEDDLTSDAGLLQTRLYAVPLLSKEQEIILFRGMNYLKYRAAMLQKQVDLKAPCVGVLDRIEQKLKDANSLRDYIIQANLRLVVSIAKNLTDRANSFEDIVSDGYMPLIRAVEIFDIDRGNRFSTYGTWAVRNYLFRTTKKGRKYRKNFVNGAETLALGLSDIRSTMRSQETYHKSIEQVLEQVLCSLGQREQQILKRRFGLPPAEVPEKFREIAEDFGVSTERVRQLTIRSLQRMRDVIEEQSLEIPDISEIL from the coding sequence ATGTCATACGAACCAAGTTATCCCGCATCAGAATTGGACACATTTTCCGATCTGGGCGAACGTGCTGTGCACCTGGACCAGTCGCAGTCCTGCCAGTGCGAACTGCTGGCGGTCAAAAAGGCGGCGCGGATGCGAAAAGTCTGTGTGACACGTGAATTACAGGCTCGTGCTGAGCGTCTGTACTCAAAAGAAATCGAGTACGTTCACAGCGAACGCTTCGATCAACCCGAAGCCATGGATCAGGTGCTGATTCCCCTGCAGCAACTCTGTGCGGAACTTAAGCCGGATACCGAGGATGACCTGACCAGCGATGCGGGTCTGCTGCAGACGCGTCTGTATGCGGTTCCCCTGTTGAGCAAAGAGCAGGAAATCATTCTCTTCCGCGGGATGAATTATCTGAAGTATCGAGCGGCGATGCTGCAAAAACAGGTTGATCTCAAAGCACCCTGCGTTGGTGTGCTGGACCGGATCGAGCAGAAACTGAAAGATGCGAACAGCCTGCGGGACTACATCATTCAGGCGAATTTGAGGCTGGTGGTCTCGATTGCCAAAAATCTGACCGATCGGGCAAATTCATTCGAAGATATTGTCAGTGACGGCTATATGCCTTTGATTCGGGCGGTGGAGATTTTCGATATCGATCGCGGTAACCGGTTCAGTACTTACGGAACCTGGGCAGTGCGAAATTATCTGTTTCGTACTACGAAAAAAGGGCGAAAGTACCGCAAGAACTTTGTCAACGGGGCTGAGACCCTCGCCTTGGGCCTCAGTGATATTCGTTCGACTATGCGTTCGCAGGAAACCTATCATAAGTCGATTGAACAGGTCCTCGAACAGGTACTGTGTTCCCTGGGCCAACGCGAGCAACAGATTCTCAAACGTCGTTTTGGACTGCCGCCGGCCGAGGTGCCTGAAAAGTTCCGCGAAATTGCGGAAGACTTCGGCGTGAGTACCGAACGGGTGCGTCAACTGACCATCCGCTCGCTGCAGCGGATGCGGGACGTGATTGAGGAGCAGAGTCTGGAAATACCGGATATTTCTGAAATCCTTTGA
- the aceE gene encoding pyruvate dehydrogenase (acetyl-transferring), homodimeric type: MAEQTVTGAVPGVDPAELEEWFESLDDLIIRYGKERVQHVLATLQERAYRQGVTMPFTANTPYINTIPQDDQPLFPGNREIERRIKSIIRWNAMAMVVRANKDHDGIGGHISTYASAATLWEIGFNHFFHSRTEDHSGDVVYFQGHASPGVYARAFVEGRLTEENLQRFRQELPRGGGLSSYPHPWLMPDFWQFPTVSMGLGPIMSIYHARFLRYLHNRGIMDTSQSKVWCFVGDGETDEPETLGAITLASREHLDNLIFVINCNLQRLDGPVRGNGKIIQELEAAFRGAGWNCLKVIWGSDWDPLLSEDEDGLLVKRMGEVVDGQYQKYVVESGSYIRDHFFGENPELLKMAEHLSDEQIKKMNRGGHDPEKVYAAFKAATEHTGSPTVILAKTIKGYGLGEAGEGRNVAHNVKKANEEELRDFRSRFGIPIRDEDVKNTPFYRPEEGSPEMQYLQERRKELGGYLPERKPTEERLETPTLESLGKFMDSMAGKKGSTTGALGILLATLLRDKVVGKRIVPIIPDEARTFGMEGLFKQCGIYASQGQLYEPVDRDQLMYYKEAKDGQILEEGINEAGAISSFIAAGTAYSNQGVNMIPFYVYYSMFGFQRVGDLVWAAADSRTKGFLLGGTSGRTTLNGEGLQHQDGHSHIMASTVPTLHAYDPAYAYELAVIIQDGMRRMYQEGEEIFYYLSVYNENYEMAPMPEGDDVVDGIIKGIYKFRSLEADKPAVDARPQLFGSGPILREVLRAQEILAEKYQIATDVWSVTSYNELARDVKDAERYNRLHPDAEPQKSFLETTFEGVAGPFIASSDNIKIVADQIREGIPGNYCVLGTDGFGRSETRESLRRHFEIDAENVVLATLVELADEGKFDKSKLAAIIQDLGIDPEKVNPRLA; the protein is encoded by the coding sequence ATGGCAGAACAGACAGTTACAGGTGCAGTGCCTGGAGTCGATCCGGCAGAACTGGAAGAATGGTTTGAGTCACTGGATGATCTCATCATCCGCTATGGAAAGGAACGCGTACAACACGTTCTGGCTACTCTTCAGGAACGTGCCTATCGTCAAGGCGTGACGATGCCTTTCACTGCCAATACGCCTTACATCAACACCATTCCGCAGGATGATCAGCCTCTCTTCCCCGGCAACCGGGAAATCGAGCGGCGGATCAAAAGTATCATCCGCTGGAATGCGATGGCGATGGTCGTTCGTGCCAACAAAGATCATGACGGCATCGGCGGTCACATCTCTACCTACGCGTCTGCAGCCACACTCTGGGAAATCGGATTCAACCACTTCTTCCACTCTCGGACAGAAGACCATTCCGGAGACGTCGTCTACTTCCAGGGTCACGCTTCTCCCGGTGTCTATGCCCGTGCCTTTGTCGAAGGACGACTGACCGAAGAAAACCTGCAGCGGTTCCGCCAGGAACTCCCGCGCGGTGGTGGACTCTCTTCCTACCCGCACCCCTGGCTCATGCCTGACTTCTGGCAGTTCCCCACCGTATCGATGGGCCTCGGTCCCATCATGTCCATCTACCATGCCCGCTTCCTGCGTTACCTGCACAACCGCGGCATTATGGATACATCACAGTCGAAAGTCTGGTGTTTCGTTGGTGACGGGGAAACTGATGAACCCGAAACCCTGGGTGCGATTACCCTCGCCTCCCGCGAGCATCTGGACAACCTGATCTTCGTCATTAACTGTAACCTGCAGCGTCTGGACGGACCGGTTCGCGGGAACGGAAAGATCATCCAGGAACTCGAAGCCGCCTTCCGCGGTGCCGGCTGGAACTGTCTCAAAGTCATCTGGGGCAGCGACTGGGATCCCCTGCTCTCCGAAGACGAAGACGGCCTGCTCGTCAAACGCATGGGCGAAGTCGTCGACGGTCAGTATCAGAAATACGTCGTCGAATCCGGGTCTTACATCCGCGATCACTTCTTCGGCGAAAACCCCGAACTGCTCAAGATGGCCGAGCATCTCTCTGACGAACAGATTAAGAAGATGAACCGTGGCGGTCACGATCCGGAAAAAGTTTACGCTGCCTTCAAAGCAGCCACGGAACACACCGGTTCGCCTACGGTCATTCTCGCCAAAACCATCAAAGGCTACGGTCTGGGTGAAGCCGGTGAAGGCCGCAACGTGGCTCACAACGTGAAAAAAGCCAACGAAGAAGAACTGCGCGACTTCCGCTCCCGCTTCGGTATTCCCATTCGCGACGAAGACGTCAAGAACACACCGTTCTACCGTCCCGAAGAAGGCAGCCCCGAAATGCAGTACCTGCAGGAACGGCGGAAAGAACTCGGCGGTTACCTGCCCGAACGGAAACCCACGGAAGAACGCCTGGAAACTCCCACGCTCGAATCGCTGGGCAAGTTCATGGACTCCATGGCCGGCAAAAAAGGTTCTACCACCGGTGCCCTGGGCATCCTGCTGGCCACCCTGCTCCGTGACAAAGTCGTCGGCAAACGTATTGTGCCGATCATCCCCGACGAAGCCCGTACCTTCGGTATGGAAGGCCTCTTCAAGCAGTGCGGTATCTATGCCAGCCAGGGACAATTGTACGAACCGGTCGACCGCGATCAGCTGATGTACTACAAGGAAGCTAAAGACGGCCAGATCCTCGAAGAGGGGATCAACGAAGCCGGTGCGATTTCCTCGTTCATCGCTGCAGGAACCGCGTACTCGAACCAGGGCGTGAACATGATTCCGTTCTACGTCTACTACTCGATGTTCGGCTTCCAGCGTGTTGGCGATCTCGTCTGGGCCGCCGCTGATTCCCGTACCAAGGGCTTCCTGCTCGGCGGTACTTCCGGCCGCACCACCCTCAACGGAGAAGGTCTGCAGCACCAGGACGGGCACAGCCACATCATGGCTTCTACCGTTCCCACCCTGCACGCCTACGATCCTGCTTACGCTTACGAGCTGGCGGTCATCATTCAGGACGGCATGCGACGCATGTATCAGGAAGGCGAAGAGATCTTCTACTATCTCTCCGTCTACAACGAAAACTACGAAATGGCTCCGATGCCCGAGGGCGACGACGTCGTCGATGGGATCATCAAAGGGATTTATAAATTCCGTTCTCTGGAAGCCGACAAACCAGCCGTCGACGCTCGTCCGCAGCTGTTCGGCAGTGGTCCGATTCTCCGCGAAGTACTGCGAGCCCAGGAAATCCTGGCCGAGAAATACCAGATCGCTACCGATGTCTGGAGCGTCACCAGCTACAACGAGCTGGCCCGTGACGTGAAAGATGCGGAACGTTACAACCGTCTGCACCCTGATGCAGAACCGCAGAAATCCTTCCTGGAAACGACCTTTGAAGGCGTCGCAGGCCCCTTCATCGCTTCCAGTGACAATATCAAAATTGTCGCCGACCAGATCCGTGAAGGTATCCCCGGTAACTACTGTGTACTGGGAACCGATGGCTTTGGTCGCAGCGAAACCCGTGAATCGCTCCGCCGTCACTTCGAAATTGACGCGGAAAACGTGGTGCTGGCAACACTCGTCGAACTGGCCGACGAAGGCAAGTTCGATAAATCGAAGTTAGCCGCCATCATCCAGGACCTGGGTATCGATCCGGAGAAAGTCAATCCCCGGCTGGCCTGA
- a CDS encoding malate dehydrogenase has translation MNHPIRVAVTGAAGQIGYAMLFRLASGQIFGPDQPVILHLVEVPPVLSALDGVEMELEDCAFPTLAGVVKADSDHLEDAFADCNFVICVGSVPRKAGMERGDLIRVNGPIFTSTGQAIQNAAADDVRVLVVGNPCNTNCLIAMANAPKVPRDRWYAMTRLDENRAVTQIAKKSGQPVTAIKNMNIWGNHSATQFPDFYHATIHGTPVPEIIEDHDWLRGEFIETVQKRGAAVIQARGASSAASAANAALDTIKSIITPTPLGESFSAAVCSDGSYGVDEGLIFGYPLTSDGNTWKIVEGIEHDDFAMEKFNATLQELREERDVVRDLLPE, from the coding sequence ATGAATCATCCGATTCGAGTTGCAGTTACCGGGGCAGCTGGCCAGATTGGTTACGCTATGTTATTCCGTCTGGCTTCCGGGCAGATCTTTGGCCCCGATCAGCCGGTAATCCTGCATCTGGTCGAAGTTCCTCCGGTTCTGTCCGCTCTGGACGGGGTGGAAATGGAACTGGAAGACTGTGCTTTCCCGACCCTGGCCGGTGTCGTTAAAGCAGACAGTGATCATCTGGAAGACGCTTTCGCTGACTGTAACTTCGTGATCTGCGTGGGCAGTGTACCGCGTAAAGCAGGTATGGAGCGGGGCGATCTGATCCGCGTTAACGGTCCGATCTTCACCAGCACCGGTCAGGCGATTCAGAACGCCGCTGCCGATGACGTGCGGGTTCTGGTTGTCGGAAACCCCTGTAACACGAACTGCCTGATCGCAATGGCCAATGCTCCCAAGGTTCCCCGCGATCGCTGGTACGCGATGACCCGTCTGGACGAAAACCGGGCCGTCACCCAGATCGCCAAAAAATCGGGTCAGCCTGTGACCGCAATCAAGAACATGAATATCTGGGGTAACCACTCCGCGACTCAGTTCCCGGACTTCTACCACGCGACCATTCACGGCACACCAGTTCCGGAAATCATCGAAGATCACGACTGGCTGCGGGGCGAGTTCATCGAAACCGTCCAGAAGCGTGGTGCGGCTGTGATCCAGGCCCGTGGTGCTTCCAGTGCCGCTTCCGCTGCGAATGCTGCCCTGGATACGATCAAGAGCATTATCACTCCTACCCCGCTGGGCGAAAGCTTCAGTGCTGCTGTCTGCAGCGATGGCAGCTACGGTGTGGATGAAGGTCTGATCTTCGGTTACCCGCTGACCAGCGACGGCAACACCTGGAAGATCGTCGAAGGCATCGAGCACGATGACTTCGCTATGGAGAAATTCAACGCGACCCTGCAGGAACTGCGGGAAGAGCGGGACGTCGTTCGCGACCTGCTGCCGGAGTAA
- the truA gene encoding tRNA pseudouridine(38-40) synthase TruA — MRNIKLTLAYDGSEYAGWQVQPNGVSVQSCVEAAIEKLTQQKTGVLVAGRTDAGVHALGQVASFQTESKIPCKNLQTGLQRFLPDSICVREVAEVAPDFHATYSAVQKRYRYVIHNSSVSFPFLKRYVCEFGRPLDAEQMHVGGQHLLGKHDFRCFESHFPNKATSIRTVKELTVQRTSVWPVWGANPGLSQSASNSPAEFITVDIVADGFLYNMVRAIVGTLFEVGVGRWSPEKVREIVESMDRSQAGATAPASGLYLVQVDYGD, encoded by the coding sequence ATGAGAAATATCAAACTGACACTGGCTTATGACGGATCGGAATATGCGGGCTGGCAGGTCCAGCCGAACGGTGTTTCGGTCCAGAGCTGCGTGGAAGCGGCGATCGAAAAGCTGACACAGCAGAAAACCGGAGTACTGGTCGCGGGACGCACCGATGCCGGCGTGCATGCGCTGGGGCAGGTGGCCAGTTTTCAGACCGAGTCGAAGATTCCCTGCAAGAATCTCCAGACGGGGTTGCAGCGGTTTCTGCCGGACAGCATTTGTGTTCGGGAAGTGGCCGAGGTTGCTCCGGACTTTCACGCGACATACTCGGCGGTACAAAAGCGGTATCGCTATGTGATTCATAACAGCAGCGTCAGCTTTCCGTTTCTGAAGCGGTATGTCTGTGAGTTCGGGCGGCCGCTGGATGCGGAGCAGATGCATGTCGGGGGCCAGCATCTCTTAGGCAAACATGATTTCCGCTGCTTTGAATCGCATTTCCCGAACAAGGCGACAAGCATACGGACGGTGAAGGAACTGACGGTACAGCGGACTTCGGTCTGGCCGGTGTGGGGCGCGAATCCCGGGCTGTCACAAAGTGCCTCGAATTCGCCGGCGGAGTTTATTACGGTCGATATTGTCGCGGACGGCTTTCTGTACAATATGGTGAGGGCGATTGTGGGGACCCTGTTCGAGGTAGGCGTGGGACGCTGGTCTCCCGAGAAAGTGCGGGAGATTGTCGAGTCGATGGATCGTTCCCAGGCGGGAGCTACGGCGCCAGCGAGCGGTCTCTATCTGGTTCAGGTTGACTACGGCGACTGA
- the lpdA gene encoding dihydrolipoyl dehydrogenase: protein MSGSATRETDIVVIGGGPGGYPAAFDAADKGFKVIMVNDDVAPGGVCLNRGCIPSKALLHVAKLINETRESSDWGITFEKPKIDLDKLREFKEKVVTQLTGGIGQLAGARNVEIVKGFGRFKDSHTVEVTRHDGTTEAIGFKYAIVATGSSPAVPPVFDLDDPRIMDSTGALELADIPEKLLVVGGGYIGLEMGSVYAALGSEVTVVEMTGGLLPGADRDLVKPLQKRLQESFAAIHLNTKVEKLTPTDDGIVADLSGEGVEPQQTFDRVLISIGRRPNNKGIGLEHTKLELDERGFIKNDSNQRTAESHIFAIGDIAGEPMLAHKATREAKVAVETIAGEPAEFDNIAIPAVVFTDPELAWCGVTEQEAKDQGLDVEITRFPWAASGRAQTLARTEGLTKIIFDKKKGRVLGVGIVGPGAGELIAEGVLAVEMAAVAEDVAESIHAHPTLSETLMEAAESFLGQATHMYRPKRK from the coding sequence ATGTCTGGATCTGCAACCAGAGAAACCGATATTGTTGTCATCGGCGGTGGTCCCGGCGGTTACCCGGCAGCGTTTGACGCCGCCGACAAAGGGTTCAAAGTCATCATGGTCAACGACGACGTCGCCCCCGGCGGCGTCTGCCTGAACCGGGGCTGCATCCCTTCCAAGGCGCTGCTGCACGTGGCCAAGCTGATCAACGAAACCAGGGAATCCTCTGATTGGGGCATCACCTTCGAAAAACCGAAGATCGACCTCGACAAGCTTCGCGAATTCAAAGAGAAAGTCGTCACCCAGCTGACCGGCGGCATCGGACAACTCGCAGGAGCCCGCAATGTCGAAATCGTCAAAGGCTTCGGTCGCTTCAAAGATTCTCACACCGTCGAAGTCACCAGACACGACGGCACCACGGAAGCAATCGGCTTCAAGTATGCCATCGTTGCCACCGGTTCTTCCCCCGCGGTTCCCCCGGTCTTCGATCTTGATGATCCCCGGATCATGGATTCCACCGGAGCCCTGGAACTGGCCGACATCCCCGAAAAACTGCTGGTTGTCGGCGGCGGCTACATCGGCCTGGAAATGGGCAGCGTCTACGCCGCCCTGGGTTCAGAAGTCACTGTCGTTGAAATGACAGGCGGCCTGCTCCCCGGGGCCGACCGCGATCTGGTCAAACCGTTGCAGAAACGACTCCAGGAAAGTTTTGCTGCCATTCACCTGAATACCAAGGTCGAAAAACTGACTCCCACCGATGACGGCATCGTCGCTGACCTGAGCGGTGAAGGAGTCGAGCCACAGCAGACCTTCGACCGCGTGCTGATCTCGATCGGCCGACGTCCGAACAACAAAGGCATCGGACTGGAACACACAAAGCTCGAACTCGACGAGCGTGGTTTCATCAAGAACGATTCCAATCAGCGGACCGCCGAATCCCACATCTTCGCCATCGGTGATATCGCCGGCGAACCGATGCTGGCTCACAAAGCAACCCGCGAAGCCAAAGTCGCCGTGGAAACCATCGCCGGTGAACCAGCCGAATTCGATAACATCGCGATTCCCGCGGTCGTCTTCACCGATCCGGAACTGGCCTGGTGTGGCGTCACTGAACAGGAAGCGAAAGATCAGGGACTGGATGTCGAAATCACCCGCTTCCCCTGGGCCGCCTCCGGTCGTGCTCAGACCCTGGCCCGCACGGAAGGGCTCACCAAAATCATTTTCGATAAGAAAAAAGGACGCGTACTCGGTGTCGGCATTGTCGGTCCGGGCGCAGGCGAACTGATCGCCGAAGGGGTGCTGGCCGTTGAGATGGCTGCCGTCGCCGAAGATGTCGCCGAGAGCATTCACGCTCACCCGACTCTCTCGGAAACCCTGATGGAAGCCGCTGAAAGCTTCCTCGGTCAGGCGACTCACATGTACCGACCGAAACGAAAGTAA